The sequence CATCATCGAAACCGGTATTGCTCATGGCGGCTCGCTCATCCTCAGCGCATCGATCCTGGCATTGCTGGACATGAGCGATGCTATCGAGGCGGGTACGACGTTTGATCCGCGCGCACCGCGCCGAAAAGTGGTCGGCGTAGATATCGATATTCGTGCACACAACCGGGAAGAAATCGAAGCTCATCCTATGTCGTCCCGGATTCATATGATCCAGGGTTCAAGCATCGCCCGCGAGGTCATTGACGAGGTTCACGCTTTCGCGAAGCCTTTCTCCCGCATCCTTGTTTGCCTCGACAGCAATCACACGCACGACCATGTGCTCGCGGAACTCGAGGCCTATGCCCCGCTGACGACGAAAGATAGCTACTGCGTGGTGTTCGACACGATCATCGAAGACCTCCCGACGGAAGCCTATCTCGATCGTCCCTGGGGAAAAGGGAACAATCCAAAAACCGCCGTCTGGAAATATCTTGAATCGCATCCCGAATTCGAGATCGATCATGCGATCGACCAGAAGCTGATGATTACCGTGGCACCGGACGGTTTCCTTCGGCGCCGCTGATCCGAGCTCGTCCCAGCATTATCGAGCAGGCGGGTTGCCTTCTTTAGCGGCAGTGACAGCTTTTCCGCGAAGAAAAGCGGCCTATCGCCGAGCTTCATCTACACTTGGAGTTCGCCTGAACCCCTTGCTCGCCACCATCAGGTTGCGCGTATAATCCTCGGCAATGCGGCCCGCGACGAGGTCAGTCGAAGACAGCCGTTCGACCACGCGACCGCCCTGCATCACTGCCAGGCGCTCGCACATATGGGTGACGACGCCGAGGTCGTGACTGACCATAATGAAGGTGAGCTTGCGGTCGCGGCGTATCTGTTCGAGCAGGTTGAGCACTTCGGCCTGCACCGAGGCGTCGAGCGCCGATGTCGGCTCGTCGAGCAGCAGGATCGACGGTTCGAGGATGAGCGCCCGGGCGATCGCGACGCGCTGGCGCTGGCCGCCGGAAAGCTGATGCGGATAGCGGAAGCGAAAGCTGGAGCCGAGTCCCACCTCGTCCAGCGCCTTCAGAATCCGGCGCTCGCCCTCGGCGATGCCATGGATCGCCAGCGGCTCCAGGAGTTGCCGGTCGACTGTCTGGCGCGGATGCAGCGAACCGTAGGGATCCTGGAATACCATCTGCACCGCGCGGTAGAACGCCTTGTCGCGGCGCGCACCGTGCAGCTTCCAGTCCTGTACGCGGATCGTGCCTTCCGTTACCGGAGCGAGGCCCGCGATCGCTCGCAGCAACGTCGATTTGCCCGAGCCGGATTCGCCGACGAGGCCGAAGGATTCACCGGCGGCAATGTCGACGCCGACGGCGTCCAGTGCCTTGAAGTCATCATAGGTAACGCTGAGATTTTGAACGGAAACGGTAGTTGTCACAACGCCCACTCCGGTTTGCGGTCGAGGACAGGCAAGGGATGGCGATCGGCGCCGATCACCGGCATGCAGTTCAAAAGTCCCTTCGTATAGGGATGTTTCGCGTTGCCGAGGTCCGATGCCGCGATCTCCTCGACGATCTTTCCTGCATACATCACGAGGACCCGGTCGCAGAAGGATGAAACAAGCCGCAAATCATGGGAGATGAAGATGAGCCCCATGCCGCGCTCCGCGACCAACCTGTCGAGGATCGATAACACTTCGAGCTGCACGGTGACGTCGAGCGCCGAGGTCGGCTCGTCGGCAATCAGAAGCTCGGGCCCGGCAACGAGCATCATGGCGATCATCGCGCGCTGACCCATCCCGCCGGAAACCTCGTGCGGATAAAGGTCGAACACACGGGCAGGGTTGCGGATCTGCACGGCGGCCAGCATGTCCAGCGCCCGTTCGCGCGCTTCAGCGCGGCCGACCTTCTCGTGCTGCTTCAGCGTCTCGACGATCTGCCGGCCGATGCTCATGACCGGGTTCAACGAATATTTCGGATCCTGCAGGATCATCGCGATGCGCTTGCCGCGGAGGTCCCGCCGGAGTTTTGGCGGGACGGAAAGCAGGTCGATGCCGTCGAAGGACAGCGTCTTCGCCGTCACTTCAGCATGGGGCGGCGTCAGCCCCATGATCGCCCTGCCCGTCTGCGATTTGCCGGAACCGCTTTCGCCGACAATGCCAAGGCGTTCGCGTCCGAGCATGAACGAGATACCGCGCACCGCCTCGATGACGCCGGTGCGCGTCGGAAAGCGGACCCGCAGATCCTCGACAGTAAGCAGCGCGCTCATTGGCCGCTCTCCCGCGGATCGAGCGCATCGCGCAGACCGTCGCCGAGCAGGTTGAAGCCGAGGCTGACGATGAGGATGGCGATGCCGGGCATGGTGGCGACCCACCATTGATCGAGGATGAAGCGGCGGCCGGACGCGATCATCGCGCCCCATTCGGGCAATGGCGGTTGCGCACCGAGGCCGAGGAAGCCGAGGCCGGCCGCTGTCAGGATGATGCCGGCCATGTCGAGCGTGACGCGCACGATCAGCGACGACATGCACATCGGCATGACGTGACGGAAGATGATGCGCGCCGACGAAGCGCCCATCAATTGCACGGCAGCGATGTAGTCGGAATTGCGCACCGTCAGCGTCTCGGCGCGGGCGACGCGTGCATAGGGCGGCCACGAGGTGATGGCAATGGCGATAACGGCGTTCTCGATGCCCGGTCCGAGCGCCGCGACGAAGGCGAGCGCCAGAACAAGCTTCGGGAAAGCGAGAAAGATATCGGTGATGCGCATCAGCACCGCGTCGATCCAGCCGCCGGCATAGCCGGCGACGGCGCCGACGATCAGCCCGACCGGCGCTGCGATGATGGCGACGAGGACGATTACCGAGAGTGTCAGCCGCGAGCCGTGGATCAGGCGCGAGAGGATATCGCGGCCCTGGTCGTCCGTGCCGAGCAGATAGCCATCGCTGCCGGGCGGCAGCAACCGCGCACCGGCGAGATCGCCGACGAAGGGCGAGTGCGGCGCAAGGATATCGGCAAAGGCCGCAACAAAGATCAGCGCCAGAAGGATGACGAGGCCGAGGACCGCGAGGCGGTTGGCCGAAAACCGCCGCCAGGTCATATAAGCCCAGCCGAGACGGGCTTGAAGCCGCGATTGCGGGCGATCAGAGAGCAGCCATTCGCGGCGCGTGATCGGGCGTGTTTCCGTGGCAAGGCTCATCGCGCGCGCGTCCTCGGATCAAGCGTCCGGTAAAGAAGGTCGGACAGGAGATTGAGGCCGATGAAGACCGACCCGATGATGATCGTTCCGCCGAGAACGGCGTTCATATCGGCATTCTGCAGGGAATTGGTGATATAGAGACCGAGGCCGGGCCAGGCGAAGACAGTCTCGGTCAGCACCGACCCCTCCAGGAGCCCGGCATAGGAAAGCGCGATCACGGTGACGAGCGGAACTGCAGCATTGCGTAGCGCATGCGCCCAGATGATCCGTGCTTCCGAGAGCCCTTTGGCGCGGGCGGCAACGATATATTCCTGCTGCAACTCGTTCAGCATGAAGCTCCGCGTCATGCGGCTGACATAGGCGAGCGAGAAGTAGCCGAGTAGCGACGCGGGCAGGATGATGTGCCGGAACACGTCGCGGAACACGTCCCACTGCCCCTGCCATAGAGAATCGACGAGGTAGAAGCCGGTGATCGGCGTGAACGTATATTCGTAGACGATGTCGATGCGACCGGGAAAGGCGACCCATTTCAGCCGGGCGTAGAAGACGAGGAGCGCCAGCAGCGCCAGCCAGAAGATCGGCACCGAATAGCCGATGAGGCCGATGACGCGCACGATCTGGTCGGCGATGCTGCCGCGCTTGACGGCGGCGAGGACGCCGAGCGGCACACCGATCAAGGCGCCGATCAGCGTCCCGAGTGTGGCAAGCTCGATCGTCGCGGGGAAAACGCGGCGGATATCCGTCATCACCGGATTGGTCGTCAGCACGGAAACACCGAAGTCGCCCGAAAGCGCCTGCCGGCAATAAATGATGAATTGCTGGTAGAGAGGCAGGTTGAGCCCCATGGCCTCGCGCGTTCGTTCCACCACATGGGAGGGCGCCCGATCACCGAGAACGGCCAGAACCGGATCGATCGGGACCACGCGGCCAATGAAGAAGGTGACGGCGAGAAGGCCGAGGTAGGTCGTCGCCACGACGACAAGAAACTGCAATGTCGTGGCAACGATCTTTCGCGGACGGGCGCGCCGGCGCCCATCCATTCGTTCTGTTCCGCTCATGCTCAAGGGAACGGTCCTTTCGATTATTCCTTGGAGACGTTCCAAACGTAATTGGTGTCGAAGCTCGGCCCGAGCTTGAGGCCGTTGACGTTGCCGCGAAGACCCGCGACTTCCGTCTGCTGGAAGATGATGACGAAGGGGCTATCCTCGAGAACGCTCTTCTGGAGTTCCTTATAGATCTCCGCACGCTTGGTGCTGTCGCGCTCGAGAAGCGCTTCCTTGGTCTTTTTGCTCAGCTCCGGAACGTCCCAGGCGTTGCGCCAGGCAAGAGTCTTGTTCGTACCCTCGTCGGAATTGTCCGGATTATTGGTGAACGTATCGGCGTTCGAGTGCGGGTCGAAATAATCCATGCCCCACTGGCCGATATACATGTCGTGGTTCCGGGCGCGGTATTTCGTCAGCGTCTGCTTGCCGTCACCCGGGATGATCTCCAGCTTCACGCCTGCCTGTCCGAGTGTCTGCTGGAAGGATTCGGCAACGCCCGTGATCGGCTGGGTGTTACGCACATCCATGGTGACAGTGAAGCCGTCCGGATAGCCGGCCTTCGCCAGCAATTCCTTGGCCTTGGCGACGTCGAACTTGTAGGGGTTCTCATCGAGGGCACCCAGGACGCCCTTCGGCAGGAAGCTCTGGTGTATTTCGCCGATACCCTTGATCAGTGTCGCGCCGATCGCGTCGTAATCGACGAGATATTTGAAGGCTTGTCGCACCCCAGGCTTGGCGAGCTTTTCATTCTTCTGGTTGAGGCTGATGTAATAGACCGTGCCCTTCGGCGCGCTGGTCGTCGCAAGATCTCCATTCTTGGAAACAGCCTCATAATCCCCCGGCTCGAGGTTACGGGCGACGTCGACGTCGCCAGCTTCGAGCGCGAGACGCTGGCCGGAGCTTTCCTTCATGTGCCGATAGATGACGCGGGCGAGCTTCGCCGGTTCACCGTAGTAGTTGTCGTTGCGCTCGAGCACGACCACTTCGTTCGCCCGCCATTCACGCAGCTTGAAAGGGCCGGAGCCGGCATAACCGGTTTTCAGCCACTCATTGCCGAAATCGTTGTCGTATTTGTATTCCTTGGTTGGCTCGACCGTTTTGACGTGTTCGAGCACCAGTTTCTTGTCGACGACCGAAGCAACGGTGGCGGTGAGGCAGTTCAAGACGAAGCTTGGCGCATAGGGTTGGTCGACAGTGAAGACGAAAGTCGTCTCGTCGGCGGCCCTTGCCTTTTCTGTGACGTTGTCGCCGTTAAGCCCGAACTGCGCGAGAATAAAGGCCGGGCTCTTGTCGAGCTTGATGGCGCGCTCGAAGGAGTAGGCGACGTCTTCGGCGGTGATCGGATTGCCCGAGGCGAATTTCATGCCGGACTTCAGTTTGAACGTATAGGTCAGGCCA is a genomic window of Sinorhizobium numidicum containing:
- a CDS encoding cephalosporin hydroxylase family protein translates to MTDFRAEVAARIGEIGANSEFRKSAADFLRQSIGPKYSYNFFWMGRPIIQYPQDVVAMQEIIWATRPDLIIETGIAHGGSLILSASILALLDMSDAIEAGTTFDPRAPRRKVVGVDIDIRAHNREEIEAHPMSSRIHMIQGSSIAREVIDEVHAFAKPFSRILVCLDSNHTHDHVLAELEAYAPLTTKDSYCVVFDTIIEDLPTEAYLDRPWGKGNNPKTAVWKYLESHPEFEIDHAIDQKLMITVAPDGFLRRR
- a CDS encoding ABC transporter permease — protein: MSLATETRPITRREWLLSDRPQSRLQARLGWAYMTWRRFSANRLAVLGLVILLALIFVAAFADILAPHSPFVGDLAGARLLPPGSDGYLLGTDDQGRDILSRLIHGSRLTLSVIVLVAIIAAPVGLIVGAVAGYAGGWIDAVLMRITDIFLAFPKLVLALAFVAALGPGIENAVIAIAITSWPPYARVARAETLTVRNSDYIAAVQLMGASSARIIFRHVMPMCMSSLIVRVTLDMAGIILTAAGLGFLGLGAQPPLPEWGAMIASGRRFILDQWWVATMPGIAILIVSLGFNLLGDGLRDALDPRESGQ
- a CDS encoding ABC transporter ATP-binding protein; its protein translation is MTTTVSVQNLSVTYDDFKALDAVGVDIAAGESFGLVGESGSGKSTLLRAIAGLAPVTEGTIRVQDWKLHGARRDKAFYRAVQMVFQDPYGSLHPRQTVDRQLLEPLAIHGIAEGERRILKALDEVGLGSSFRFRYPHQLSGGQRQRVAIARALILEPSILLLDEPTSALDASVQAEVLNLLEQIRRDRKLTFIMVSHDLGVVTHMCERLAVMQGGRVVERLSSTDLVAGRIAEDYTRNLMVASKGFRRTPSVDEARR
- a CDS encoding ABC transporter permease, with amino-acid sequence MDGRRRARPRKIVATTLQFLVVVATTYLGLLAVTFFIGRVVPIDPVLAVLGDRAPSHVVERTREAMGLNLPLYQQFIIYCRQALSGDFGVSVLTTNPVMTDIRRVFPATIELATLGTLIGALIGVPLGVLAAVKRGSIADQIVRVIGLIGYSVPIFWLALLALLVFYARLKWVAFPGRIDIVYEYTFTPITGFYLVDSLWQGQWDVFRDVFRHIILPASLLGYFSLAYVSRMTRSFMLNELQQEYIVAARAKGLSEARIIWAHALRNAAVPLVTVIALSYAGLLEGSVLTETVFAWPGLGLYITNSLQNADMNAVLGGTIIIGSVFIGLNLLSDLLYRTLDPRTRAR
- a CDS encoding ABC transporter ATP-binding protein, whose amino-acid sequence is MSALLTVEDLRVRFPTRTGVIEAVRGISFMLGRERLGIVGESGSGKSQTGRAIMGLTPPHAEVTAKTLSFDGIDLLSVPPKLRRDLRGKRIAMILQDPKYSLNPVMSIGRQIVETLKQHEKVGRAEARERALDMLAAVQIRNPARVFDLYPHEVSGGMGQRAMIAMMLVAGPELLIADEPTSALDVTVQLEVLSILDRLVAERGMGLIFISHDLRLVSSFCDRVLVMYAGKIVEEIAASDLGNAKHPYTKGLLNCMPVIGADRHPLPVLDRKPEWAL
- a CDS encoding ABC transporter substrate-binding protein, giving the protein MMHKLNGRFRLLTASAALAMVMGAAQPVFAETPKDTLVEAFAFDDIITMDPGEAFELSTAEMTSNTYSLLVRLDLNDTTKVIGDLAESWTVSDDGLTYTFKLKSGMKFASGNPITAEDVAYSFERAIKLDKSPAFILAQFGLNGDNVTEKARAADETTFVFTVDQPYAPSFVLNCLTATVASVVDKKLVLEHVKTVEPTKEYKYDNDFGNEWLKTGYAGSGPFKLREWRANEVVVLERNDNYYGEPAKLARVIYRHMKESSGQRLALEAGDVDVARNLEPGDYEAVSKNGDLATTSAPKGTVYYISLNQKNEKLAKPGVRQAFKYLVDYDAIGATLIKGIGEIHQSFLPKGVLGALDENPYKFDVAKAKELLAKAGYPDGFTVTMDVRNTQPITGVAESFQQTLGQAGVKLEIIPGDGKQTLTKYRARNHDMYIGQWGMDYFDPHSNADTFTNNPDNSDEGTNKTLAWRNAWDVPELSKKTKEALLERDSTKRAEIYKELQKSVLEDSPFVIIFQQTEVAGLRGNVNGLKLGPSFDTNYVWNVSKE